The genomic interval ACTCCTCCAACGGGTCCGGCACCCTCACCCTGGACGGCGCGACCGCCGTCACGCTGGCCTCCACGAGCGGCACGCTGACCGACAAGAGTTCGCGGCTGTACCTGTCGGCGGGCAACAACCGCATCACGGCGGCCACTTCGGGCTCCACCACGCTGACCGTGCGCGATCTGCGCGTGGCGGCGAGCGGTGACACCACGGGCGTCTCCGCCTACGAGGCCGAGAGCGCGACCCTCGCGGGAACCGCCGCCGCCACCTCGGACAGCTGGGCCTCGGGCGGCAAGTACGTCGGCTACGTCGGCAACGGCTCGGCCAACACGCTCACCTTCCAGGTGACCGCGGCCAGCGCCGGGCGGTACGTCATGAACGTCCGCTACGCCAACGACCAGGTCTCCGGCTCCGGGAACTACAACACCAACGTCGTCTCCCGGGCAGCCCAGATCTCCGTCAACGGCGGTACCGCGCAGACCGTCATGTTCCGCAACAACTACAGCTGGTCCAGCTACTGGGACCTGCCCGTCCCGGTGACCCTCACGGCCGGCACCAACACGATCAGCTTCGCCAACGCGAGCGCCTACGCACCCAACATCGACCGCATCACGGTCGCGCCGGTCTCCGGCTGACCGCCGACTCCGGTCGGGGCCCGGGCACTTGTGCCGGGCCCCGGCCGGGGGTTCCATCCCAGAGATTCATTCTCCACTACATTCGACATGTCGAACAATGACTGAAATATAGAACAGAAGGGCGGCCCGGTGGTGAACGCCGAGAACAGCGAACACACCCATCCCGACACCTACGTCATCGGAGTCGACTACGGGACGCTGTCCGGGCGGGCCGTGGTGGTCCGTGTCGCCGACGGCGCCGAACTGGCCGTCGCCGAGCACCCGTACACCCACGCCGTCCTCGACCGGACCCTCCCCGACGGCACCCCGCTGCCGCCCGACTGGGCGCTCCAGGTGCCCTCGGACTACATCGACGTCCTGCGCATCGCCGTACCCGAGGCACTGGCCCGTTCCGGCGTGCGCCCGGACCAAGTCGTCGGTATCGGCACGGACTTCACCGCGTGCACGGTCCTCCCGGTCCTCGCCGACGGCACGCCCCTGTGCGAACTCCCCGACCTCACCGGCCGCCCGCACGCCTACGTCAAACTCTGGCGCCACCACGCCGCACAGGCCCAGGCCGACCGCATCACCGCCCTGGCCGCCGCCCGCAAGGAGCCCTGGCTCCAGCGGTACGGCGGGAAGATCTCCTCGGAGTGGGAGTTCGCCAAGGCGCTGCAACTGCTCGAAGAGGACCCCGAGCTCTACGAATTGACCGACCGCTGGATCGAGGCCGCCGACTGGATCGTCTGGCGGCTCAGCGGCACTTACGTCCGCAACGCGTGCACCGCCGGGTACAAGGGCCAGCTCCAGGACGGCAGTTACCCCTCCTCCGAGTACCTGGCCGCGCTCAACCCCGCCTTCGCCGGTTTCGTGATCGACAAGCTGGACCAGCCGATCGGCCAACTCGGCGACCGCGCCGGTGGGTTGACCGCGGAGGCGGCCGCGTGGACGGGCCTGCCCGAGGGCATCGCCGTGTGCGTCGGAAACGTCGACGCCCATGTCACCGCCCCCGCGGCCACCGCCGTCGAACCCGGCCGGATGGTCGCCATCATGGGCACCTCCACCTGCCATGTGATGAGCAGCGACCAGTGGGCCGAAGTGCCGGGCATGTGCGGGGTGGTCGAGGGCGGCATCCTGCCTGGGCTCTGGGGCTACGAAGCCGGACAGAGCGGCGTCGGCGACATCTTCGGCTGGTTCGTGCGCACCGGGTTCCCGGCGTCGTACGCCGAGGAGGCCGCCGCGCTCGGCCGCGACCCGCACGAGCACCTCACCGCACTGGCCGCCGAACAGCGGGTGGGCCAGCACGGGTTGATCGCTCTGGACTGGCAGAGCGGCAACCGGAGCGTGCTCGTCGACCACGACCTGAGCGGTGTCCTGGTCGGGCTGACTCTCTCCACACGCCCCGAGGAGATCTACCGGGCTCTGCTGGAGGCGACCGCCTTCGGCACCCGCACCATCATCGAGGCGTTTGAGACGTCCGGCGTGCCGGTGCGCGAACTGATCGTCGCGGGCGGCCTGATGAAGAACCCGCTGCTGATGCAGATCTACGCCGACGTCACCCGCCTCCCCCTCGGTGTCATCGACTCGACGCAGGGCCCCGCACTGGGCTCGGCGATGCACGCGGCGGTCGCGGCCGGCGTGTACCCCGACATCCGGGCCGCCGCCCACGCGATGGCCAAGGCCCGCCCGGCCGTGTACCAGCCGGACCCCGAGCGGGCCGCCGCGTACGACCGCCTCTACGCCGAATACCGGCTCCTGCACGACTACTTCGGCCGCGGCGCCAACGAGGTCATGCACCGGCTGCGCCACCTCCGCGCCGAGGCCTCCGCCTGAGCGGCACACCTCCCCCGCTCGGTGGTCAACTCCCTTTGAAAGGCACCCTCATGGACAGCAACGCCACGCCCTACCCCGACCAGGAGATCTGGTTTCTCACCGGCAGCCAGGGCCTGTACGGCGACGACATCCTGCACCAGGTCGCCGAACAGTCCCGGAGCATCGCCGAGATCCTCGGCGGCCCGGGAAAGATCCCGGTCAGGATCGTGTGGAAGCCGGTCCTCACCGACGCCGACGCGATCCGCCGGCTGTGCCAGGAGGCGAGCGCCTCCGACACCTGTGTGGGCGTGATCGTGTGGATGCACACGTTCTCGCCGGCCAAGATGTGGATCGCCGGACTCAGCGCCCTGGACCGGCCGTTGCTGCATCTGCACACCCAGTACAACCTGTCGCTGCCGTGGCCCAGCATCGACATGGACTTCATGAACCTCAACCAAGCGGCCCACGGCGACCGGGAGTTCGGGCACATCGAGTCCCGGCTCGGCATCGACCGCAAGATCGTCGCCGGTCACGCCACCGACCAGAGGGTCGTGCGGCGCGTAGCGGCCTGGGCCCGTGCCGCCGTCGGCCGACACGCCTCACGCACCCTGAAGCTGGCCCGCTTCGGCGACAACATGCGCGATGTCGCCGTGACCGAGGGCGACAAGGTGGAGGCCCAACTGCGGTTCGGCTACTCGGTGAACACGTACGCGGTCAACGACCTGGTGGCCGTCGTGGACGAGGTCGAGGACAAGGAGGCCGCCGAACTCGCCGCCGAGTACGTCGAGTTGTACGACGTGGTCCCGGCGCTGCGCCCCGGCGGCATCCGCCACGACTCCCTCCTCTACGCGGCCCGCCAGGAGATCGGCCTGCGCACCTTCCTCACCGAGGGCGGCTTCACCGCGTTCACCACCAACTTCGAAGACCTGGGCGGGCTGCGCCAGTTGCCCGGTCTCGCCGTCCAGCGCCTGATGGCCGACGGCTACGGCTTCGGTGGCGAGGGCGACTGGAAGACCTCGGCGCTGCTGCGCACGATGAAGGTCATGGGCGCGGGCCGGCCCGGCGGCACCAGCTTCATGGAGGACTACACCTACCACCTGGGCCCGGGCACCCCGCGCATCCTGGGCGCCCACATGCTGGAGGTCTGCCCCTCGGTGACCGCCGACCGCCCCAGCTGCGAGATCCACCCCCTGTCCATCGGCGGCCGTGAGGACCCGGTCCGCCTCGTCTTCAACGCGGCCCCCGGCCCCGCAGTGGTCGTCGGCCTCTCCGACCTGGGCGACCGCTTCCGGCTGACCGCGAACACGGTCGACGTGGTCACCCCGAGCGAGCCCCTGCGCCGCCTGCCGGTGGCCCGGGCCGTGTGGAAGCCGCGTCCCTCGCTCGCGGAGTCCGCCGAGAGTTGGCTGCTGGCCGGCGCCCCGCACCACACCGTGCTCAGCTCGGCCGTCGACACCGAGACGCTGACGGACTACGCGGCCATGGCCGGCGTGGAGCTGCTGACCATCGACGAGACCACCAGCACCGGGCAGTTCACCAAGGAGATCCGCTGGAACGCCGCCTATCACCGGCTCGCCCAGGCCCTGTGACACCCGTGATCCTGATCGATCTGCAAGGAGAACACCGATGACCGCGCGAGTGCGTGACGGCCTGCGGCAAGAGGTACTGGACGCCAATCTGACCATCCCCCAGGTCGGTCTGGCGACGCTGACCTGGGGCAATGTGAGCGGCGTCGACCGCGAGGCGGGGGTCTTCGTCATCAAGCCCTCGGGGGTGCCCTACGAGGACCTCGTCCTCGACGATCTGGTGACCGTCCGGCTGTCCGACGGCAAGGTGGTCGACGGCGACCTCCGCCCCTCCACCGACACCGAGACGCACCGCTGCCTCTACCTCGCGTTCCCGTCCATCGGCGGTGTCACCCACACCCACTCCCCTCACGCGGTGGCCTTCGCGCAGGCCCGCCGTGACATACCGGTGCTGGGCACCACCCACGCCGACACCTTCAACGGGCCCGTCCCGTGCACCCCGGACCTCACGGCCGACCAGTGCGCGAAGGACTACGAGTACAACACCGGACGGGTGATCGTCGACATGCTGAAGGGCGACGACCAACGGGCGACCGAGGTCCCGGCCGCCCTCGTCGCCAACCACGGGCCCTTCACCTGGGGCGCGACCGCCCGCAAGTCCCTGGAACACGCGATCATCTGCGAGGCCGTAGCCGAAATGGCCATCAACACCCTGGCCCTGTCCCCGACGGCCCCGCCGCCCCCGCATCTGCTGGCCCGGCACTACACCCGCAAACACGGCCCCGACGCCTACTACGGCAACCCGGCCCCCGCTCCCGCCGTCTGACCGGATGCCACAGCCACCCTGGTCGCTCAGGGCGCGACGGTCGGTCCGTCCGGGTGGCTGTGGCGTTGCTCGACCATCTCGCGGGTCAGGGCCTCGGTCTCCGGCTCGGGCAGCCGCTCGAAACCGTCCTCGGTGAGGACCGAGACGACGGGGAAGATACGGCGGTTGATGTCCGGGCCGCCGGTGGCCGAGTCGTCGTCGGCCGCGTCGTACAGGGCCTGAAGTGCGGCAAGGGCCGCGTCGCGCCGGGACATGCCCTTGTGGAACAGCTTCTTGAGAGAGCCTCTGGCGTACGGGGAGCCGGAGCCCTCGGCGTGGAAGTCCGACTTCTCGTAGGTGCCGCCGACGACGTCGAAGGTGAAGATACGGCCCTTGGCGCCTTCGGGGGCGGCGGGGTCGTAGCCGACGAGCAGCGGTACGACGGCGAGGCCCTGCATGGCCTGGCCGAGGTTCTGGCGGAGCAGTCCCGCGAGGCGGGTGGCCTTCGCGTTGAGGGTCATCGGGGTGCCCTCGATCTTCTCGAAGTGCGTCAGCTCGACCTGGTACAGCTTCACCATGTCGACGGCGAGCCCGACCGTGCCGGCGAAGGCGACCGCGGTGTAGTCGTCCGCGGGGTGCACCTTCTCCAGGTCGCGTTGCGCGATGACGTTGCCCATGGTGGCCCTGCGGTCGCCTGCGATCAGCACGCCGTCTCGGTAGGAGAGGGCCAACACCGTGGTGCCGTGCGGGAATTGATCGGCGCCGACGCGGACGCCTTCCGGTAGGGGACGGCGGGTCGGCAGCAGTGCGGGCCGGTGTGCCGCGAGGAACTCGGTGAAGGATGAGGTCCCGGGAGTGAAGAACTCGTCAGCCAACCGGCCACTCGTCTCAGACTCAGCCATACAACTCCCCCTCGCGCGCTGCCGGATACCGCAGTCCTACCTGAACCGGCCGGGCGGGAAACGCGGTTGAGGTCAGAGTGCCTTGCGCCGGACCAGCACCCCGAGGACCAACAGGCCCGGGATCAGCGGCAGCCACACGGTGAGCAGCCGGTAGCCGAGGACGACGGAAGCGGCGGCCGACGCCGTGATCCCCGAAGCGGTGAGCGCGAACACCAGCGCGGCGTCGAGG from Streptomyces sp. NBC_01288 carries:
- the araB gene encoding ribulokinase — protein: MVNAENSEHTHPDTYVIGVDYGTLSGRAVVVRVADGAELAVAEHPYTHAVLDRTLPDGTPLPPDWALQVPSDYIDVLRIAVPEALARSGVRPDQVVGIGTDFTACTVLPVLADGTPLCELPDLTGRPHAYVKLWRHHAAQAQADRITALAAARKEPWLQRYGGKISSEWEFAKALQLLEEDPELYELTDRWIEAADWIVWRLSGTYVRNACTAGYKGQLQDGSYPSSEYLAALNPAFAGFVIDKLDQPIGQLGDRAGGLTAEAAAWTGLPEGIAVCVGNVDAHVTAPAATAVEPGRMVAIMGTSTCHVMSSDQWAEVPGMCGVVEGGILPGLWGYEAGQSGVGDIFGWFVRTGFPASYAEEAAALGRDPHEHLTALAAEQRVGQHGLIALDWQSGNRSVLVDHDLSGVLVGLTLSTRPEEIYRALLEATAFGTRTIIEAFETSGVPVRELIVAGGLMKNPLLMQIYADVTRLPLGVIDSTQGPALGSAMHAAVAAGVYPDIRAAAHAMAKARPAVYQPDPERAAAYDRLYAEYRLLHDYFGRGANEVMHRLRHLRAEASA
- the araA gene encoding L-arabinose isomerase encodes the protein MDSNATPYPDQEIWFLTGSQGLYGDDILHQVAEQSRSIAEILGGPGKIPVRIVWKPVLTDADAIRRLCQEASASDTCVGVIVWMHTFSPAKMWIAGLSALDRPLLHLHTQYNLSLPWPSIDMDFMNLNQAAHGDREFGHIESRLGIDRKIVAGHATDQRVVRRVAAWARAAVGRHASRTLKLARFGDNMRDVAVTEGDKVEAQLRFGYSVNTYAVNDLVAVVDEVEDKEAAELAAEYVELYDVVPALRPGGIRHDSLLYAARQEIGLRTFLTEGGFTAFTTNFEDLGGLRQLPGLAVQRLMADGYGFGGEGDWKTSALLRTMKVMGAGRPGGTSFMEDYTYHLGPGTPRILGAHMLEVCPSVTADRPSCEIHPLSIGGREDPVRLVFNAAPGPAVVVGLSDLGDRFRLTANTVDVVTPSEPLRRLPVARAVWKPRPSLAESAESWLLAGAPHHTVLSSAVDTETLTDYAAMAGVELLTIDETTSTGQFTKEIRWNAAYHRLAQAL
- the araD gene encoding L-ribulose-5-phosphate 4-epimerase AraD, with the translated sequence MTARVRDGLRQEVLDANLTIPQVGLATLTWGNVSGVDREAGVFVIKPSGVPYEDLVLDDLVTVRLSDGKVVDGDLRPSTDTETHRCLYLAFPSIGGVTHTHSPHAVAFAQARRDIPVLGTTHADTFNGPVPCTPDLTADQCAKDYEYNTGRVIVDMLKGDDQRATEVPAALVANHGPFTWGATARKSLEHAIICEAVAEMAINTLALSPTAPPPPHLLARHYTRKHGPDAYYGNPAPAPAV
- the prcB gene encoding proteasome subunit beta, with the protein product MAESETSGRLADEFFTPGTSSFTEFLAAHRPALLPTRRPLPEGVRVGADQFPHGTTVLALSYRDGVLIAGDRRATMGNVIAQRDLEKVHPADDYTAVAFAGTVGLAVDMVKLYQVELTHFEKIEGTPMTLNAKATRLAGLLRQNLGQAMQGLAVVPLLVGYDPAAPEGAKGRIFTFDVVGGTYEKSDFHAEGSGSPYARGSLKKLFHKGMSRRDAALAALQALYDAADDDSATGGPDINRRIFPVVSVLTEDGFERLPEPETEALTREMVEQRHSHPDGPTVAP